A portion of the Toxoplasma gondii ME49 chromosome VIIb, whole genome shotgun sequence genome contains these proteins:
- a CDS encoding hypothetical protein (encoded by transcript TGME49_256220), producing the protein MSAERQSSSCDCVLEATDCASGTGNEGVAFAVDSFRGFLPLEVVCDCRPSPCDGTLEPADPMDSPGTWLVNDFDVDFLRARFPLEETSAERQSSSCDCVLEATDCASGTGNEGVAFAVDSFRGFLPLEVVCDCRPSPCDGTLEPADPMDSPGTWLVDDFDVDFLRARFPLEETSAERQSSSCDCVLEATDCASGTGNEGVAFAVDSFRGFLPLEVVCDCRPSPCDGALEPADPMDSPGTWLVDDFDVDFLRASFPLGEMSAERQSSSCDCVLEATDCASGTGNEGVAFAVDSFRGFLPLEVVCDCRPSPCDGTLEPADPMDSPGTWLRGVLCNFFSASPTSLRQT; encoded by the exons ATGTCCGCCGAACGACAGTCGTCATCATGTGACTGTGTACTCGAGGCCACCGACTGTGCCAGTGGAACTGGAAATGAAGGAGTGGCCTTTGCGGTCGATTCCTTTCGAGGTTTCTTGCCCTTAGAAGTAGTGTGCGATTGTCGGCCGTCGCCATGTGATGGGACACTCGAGCCCGCAGATCCTATGGACTCTCCTGGAACATGGCTGGTAAACGACTTTGACGTCGATTTCCTCCGAGCCCGTTTTCCCTTAGAGGAAACGTCCGCCGAACGACAGTCGTCATCATGTGACTGTGTACTCGAGGCCACCGACTGTGCCAGTGGAACTGGAAATGAAGGAGTGGCCTTTGCGGTCGATTCCTTTCGAGGTTTCTTGCCCTTAGAAGTAGTGTGCGATTGTCGGCCGTCGCCATGTGATGGGACACTCGAGCCCGCAGATCCTATGGACTCTCCTGGAACATGGCTCGTAGACGACTTTGACGTCGATTTCCTCCGAGCCCGTTTTCCCTTAGAGGAAACGTCCGCCGAACGACAGTCGTCATCATGTGACTGTGTACTCGAGGCCACCGACTGTGCCAGTGGAACTGGAAATGAAGGAGTGGCCTTTGCGGTCGATTCCTTTCGAGGTTTCTTGCCCTTAGAAGTAGTGTGCGATTGTCGGCCGTCGCCATGTGATGGGGCACTCGAGCCCGCAGATCCTATGGACTCTCCTGGAACATGGCTCGTAGACGACTTTGACGTCGATTTCCTCCGAGCCAGTTTTCCCTTAGGGGAAATGTCCGCCGAACGACAGTCGTCATCATGTGACTGTGTACTCGAGGCCACCGACTGTGCCAGTGGAACTGGAAATGAAGGAGTGGCCTTTGCGGTCGATTCCTTTCGAGGTTTCTTGCCCTTAGAAGTAGTGTGCGATTGTCGGCCGTCGCCATGTGATGGGACACTCGAGCCCGCAGATCCTATGGACTCTCCTGGAACATGGCTC CGAGGCGTTCTTTGCAACTTTTTCTCGGCCTCTCCGACGAGCCTGCGGCAAACGTAA
- a CDS encoding glycerophosphodiester phosphodiesterase family protein (encoded by transcript TGME49_256090), protein MMQGTMDYLLSTASSVSPKVLVGASACTCFVAASWVLNRWPGLLWQTKRIFSNPPRNIAHRGGQAERAENTILAFSYAVNDCKCRMIELDVWMTKDKVMVVAHDDNIERVTGQNMLISETNYADLPPVLDSDHLKDCHMEFVPGFKGFPVKFSPQPLPRLEDVFAEFPDTTMNVDIKAEADPQSVSKTLDLVRKYNRVDKTVFGSFDQRTLKLIQEYEKDAVISIGPTRAKLLVFAYYTGLMPFLPIPERVWEFPVCKYYFLSWLGKSTGKWESRLPWFCAGFVKGLCYLYAWTSFKLITNPNFVAALKRRGLVTFGWVANTAEEFSDGYYRVGCDGLMTDRPALQAEWLCSEGLDDTAPAEKDKEL, encoded by the coding sequence ATGATGCAAGGAACCATGGATTACTTGCTGTCGACTGCGTCGTCGGTCTCCCCCAAAGTCTTGGTGGGGGCCAGCGCGTGCACTTGCTTCGTCGCCGCGAGCTGGGTCCTCAACCGGTGGCCTGGCCTTCTTTGGCAGACGAAGCGCATTTTCAGCAACCCGCCAAGGAACATCGCGCATAGAGGAGGACAAGCTGAGCGAGCAGAGAACACCATCTTGGCTTTTTCGTACGCCGTAAACGACTGCAAGTGCAGAATGATTGAACTGGACGTCTGGATGACCAAGGACAAAGTGATGGTGGTTGCGCACGACGATAACATTGAACGTGTTACGGGGCAGAACATGCTGATTAGCGAGACCAATTACGCGGATCTTCCTCCCGTGCTCGACTCGGACCACCTGAAGGACTGCCACATGGAGTTTGTGCCTGGTTTCAAGGGTTTCCCCGTGAAATTCTCGCCCCAGCCACTTCCTCGGCTGGAGGATGTTTTTGCTGAGTTTCCAGACACCACTATGAACGTGGATATCAAGGCCGAAGCCGACCCGCAGAGCGTGTCCAAGACGCTGGACCTTGTGCGGAAGTACAACCGCGTAGACAAGACCGTTTTCGGATCTTTCGACCAGCGTACCCTGAAACTCATTCAGGAGtacgagaaagacgcagtCATCTCTATTGGTCCCACTCGCGCGAAGCTTCTGGTCTTCGCCTACTACACAGGCCTGATGCCATTTCTGCCCATCCCGGAGAGAGTGTGGGAGTTCCCCGTCTGCAAGTACTATTTCCTGTCCTGGCTAGGCAAGTCAACAGGGAAGTGGGAAAGCAGGCTGCCCTGGTTCTGTGCTGGTTTTGTCAAAGGATTGTGTTACTTGTATGCTTGGACCTCGTTCAAGCTCATCACCAATCCGAACTTTGTCGCGGCTCTGAAAAGGCGCGGTCTCGTGACCTTTGGATGGGTCGCCAACACTGCGGAAGAATTCAGCGACGGCTACTACCGTGTCGGATGCGACGGGCTGATGACAGACAGACCTGCTCTCCAGGCAGAGTGGCTCTGTAGCGAGGGACTGGACGACAccgcgcctgcagagaaggacaaagaACTGTAA
- a CDS encoding hypothetical protein (encoded by transcript TGME49_256650): MWRNTRRYMKNGRELRISEPSSAPAEVAKYMQLFQEQKAAKDRQMLERKATLTRIRKDIEDLRSRMCSILDKAPKLRPLVDVRNCRWRYTKPGNIPDVGVSAAVSTTRTGSGILAETREEIQDLIAHQRRVIKNYIALTGRRRKRLRKMIQHKEGLLQEQSASASEKPDEGMKNQAAELQAAESDQRRMEADVSNAEELLRSAREVLKTYRQKLREMKRRPQRRRNPLRSVKRSPLITGPSVTAEAQSTSDTDVSDAGEGGSNAGSTGITGNVRGDVRTAPQRGASEGRLASDTSAATPTPREPRPSQSGRRKRKGQGERDVPLTGILLKGNGTRCHSGRAPVDGLGFSGVKSEHTC, encoded by the exons ATGTGGCGAAATACACGCAGGTATATGAAGAATGGAAGGGAGCTAAGGATCAGCGAACCCTCGAGC GCTCCCGCGGAGGTAGCGAAGTACATGCAGCTGTTTCAAGAGCAGAAGGCCGCTAAAGATCGGCAAATGCTCGAGCGAAAAGCGACGCTGACCAGGATTCGTAAGGACATAGAGGATTTGCGATCGAGGATGTGCTCGATTCTGGACAAGGCTCCCAAGCTTAGGCCTTTGGTAGATGTCCGTAATTGCCGGTGGCGCTACACAAAACCAGGAAACATACCCGACGTCGGCGTATCAGCGGCAGTGTCAACGACGAGAACTGGTTCTGGTATATTGGCAGAGACTAGAGAAGAGATTCAAGATCTAATCGCACACCAGAGGCGCGTAATAAAGAACTATATAGCACTGACAGGACGACGGCGAAAACGTCTCCGAAAAATGATCCAACACAAAGAAGGACTGCTACAGGAACAAAGTGCTAGCGCTTCAGAAAAGCCCGACGAAGGAATGAAGAACCAAGCGGCCGAGTTACAGGCAGCAGAGAGTGATCAACGTCGCATGGAGGCGGACGTGAGTAATGCGGAAGAACTACTGCGATCCGCTCGAGAGGTCCTGAAAACTTACCGACAGAAGCTGCGTGAAATGAAACGCAGACCACAACGGCGACGGAATCCGTTGCGTTCTGTCAAACGCAGCCCGCTCATCACGGGTCCGTCGGTGACGGCCGAGGCTCAGTCAACATCAGACACGGATGTGTCTGACGCCGGGGAAGGCGGCAGCAATGCTGGTTCGACAGGCATTACAGGCAACGTCCGTGGCGACGTCCGTACGGCCCCACAAAGGGGCGCGTCAGAGGGAAGGCTGGCTTCAGACACCTCGGCAGCCACTCCAACACCGAGGGAGCCTCGCCCGAGTCAAAGCGGTAGACGGAAGCGAAAGGGGCAAGGTGAGAGAGATGTCCCTCTTACTGGAATTCTGTTGAAAGGAAACGGTACTCGGTGCCACTCCGGAAGAGCCCCAGTAGATGGTCTTGGATTCTCTGGCGTGAAGAGTGAGCACACGTGTTGA
- a CDS encoding tetratricopeptide repeat-containing protein (encoded by transcript TGME49_256100) has translation MGPVSQLYRHLKLHSPETAVELRAVLEKFLLKQSDSNGQSSRNPGTHIDQSKRREATEHDDTDLLAMFLSASAQEAGPLLRRVFLLACLPPSLLLPATVPPRSSVDPLAEQSKQVKHLDSQLGQLVSNAETIRHLSASVLETAVSASLPMNTQMCIRWNFLRKSSSISAALRRLGNTFLGAENPRLAIAAYTASLRFLSHMSDATQPHAGQLPASCRDSAVVLSNRSAAHLRLGNAQAALRDGTAAIRFDSSYPKAWFRRASACAALVKGLKFRIAQLPAALDQCSRRSEARVRSPERALSEEIRQQARLLEEAVAQLKKEAAYASSVCAALREREETKRNSETLPDESQGAAVELTASLDRPLLQSSVATGLQGDDNSTFGACRCMHARPSEILEEYRPSHRSSHRERNSRHGQAQSGSLSEEASLSECRQEKLTSLGKQNTHIDGDTCSLQLEQTPATSPYLKYLHPQLSVNGDEATDGRGVMLSLSSEHCSKRTVNKKRVQTGTSDACFSNISPPEPQVLLREYPVASYCSPSENSPLPPLLALGRSEDLGQLWEDFISDSLSSCGWKAVCAGCFTLADTCWQVDDGDCLYDNDDVMPNRLCSAVTLTTPCAFCTSVLFCCIECRDLSHHVVACRRSFGASNIQETAGQLESNTRATNGETASLKDHATNSHRAALSRNNVPAASPDCVFAQVESASTAIFDCIEQAVLSIIESACSPYRDPRRSEAMGMRAAKDCPAAACRASSCQKNELHSSTEMCAEVAESAAERSQVLIQEAGVAREKVVSTILQATALKGDCSSVKTENEKAGGKREFLVPARAQNCSSANISHILLAGAISSADAVKGNRREVEASAHPSTYEARSSEGQASFMNLHVSRTAGGCLEDSTRHVARQIMGFYMSFMPRKDCEIHAFASPRGCEKTTTRPCVSSRGEAAEALTYLVPPVRCSASEKASLASCSWAASRMHSLAWHLPRDPETLCDFVVNAVWIAGEYFFSHSSSFGGMRGPAEARGVGEAQTQAGLAFSDDIQKGQDRSMDCFTGDTGTLLLRAALRAYGAVWSNSFGLSLVLDESDSDWSLGRGLYLYASQFNHSCLPNALAVFGTRGREPKEKQVSHIKGDWGGTEVSTQRHSDPFVTGCPIEVRLCKEENTTNRDNCGKNRSKIEITLSYGPLAGRGRNGWKERQTLLRTEALFQCLCKVCTTWPAVVEFGGSDNALGCGSHFLPLHPDFFGGLPCPRCTSNPATWEKVTKVAALSVDWATGFPKSDGRTAKSLKYLNLGGRIPQKDALLDAVRALMLDREDRRMQKRMWAVQGSPQQGHASHRQSAFSLADVERGFHGVAALKGGPFLLRTLVTAMKRATNVATGNKESREAVANAIYSRENIPGSPERVHALATDSFTRCTDSATLALLGHSCVAVPSCDSRHGGPVWRCVCCKHMWTGGREVSRSFEEPRSAILRRIFAARSAVQKALRFFARKPRSSPPERNERVRKREQTVRGELSVATVQHLLDELLLDAVRTTGQLSHEVCEVLDLRAMLESGCAHSPFSCDGNSWEESGWTKAPCAASANKEASKCEPDFANDLTNGEGSHAAAFEALLGAVWVLSLRYELGWAQPEVCVELYKCACLAGNAGAMAEATLLTLAAETSATRCYGVHHRISQMVRNLREALPTPDNGVLS, from the exons ATGGGGCCGGTCTCCCAGCTGTACCGACACCTGAAGCTCCACAGTCCTGAGACCGCGGTCGAGCTGCGAGCGGTTCTCGAGAAGTTTCTGTTGAAACAGAGCGACTCGAACGGTCAATCTTCCCGAAACCCCGGGACACACATCGATCAGTCGAAGCGTCGCGAAGCGACTGAACATGACGACACAGACCTCCTTGCCATGTTCCTGTCTGCTTCAGCGCAAGAGGCAGGACCTCTGCTCCGGCGTGTCTTCCTTTTGGCCTGCTTGCCACCTTCGTTGCTGTTGCCAGCAACCGTTCCGCCACGTTCCTCTGTCGATCCGCTAGCTGAACAATCCAAACAAGTAAAGCATTTAGACTCTCAGTTAGGTCAACTCGTTTCAAATGCAGAAACGATACGGCATTTATCGGCGTCTGTCCTAGAAACGGCAGTTTCTGCAAGTCTGCCGATGAACACGCAGATGTGCATTCGCTGGAACTTCTTGCGGAAGTCCAGCTCTATCAGTGCCGCGTTGAGACGCCTTGGAAATACGTTTTTAGGTGCGGAAAATCCTCGTCTCGCCATTGCCGCTTACACTGCTTCCCTCCGTTTCCTGTCGCACATGAGCGACGCGACACAACCGCATGCGGGACAGcttcctgcttcttgtcGCGATTCAGCCGTCGTTCTGTCAAACCGAAGCGCAGCTCACCTCCGACTGGGAAACGCACAGGCCGCGCTGCGCGATGGGACCGCTGCGATCAGATTCGATTCTTCGTATCCCAAAGCGTGGTTTCGCCgggcctctgcatgcgcggctcTCGTGAAAGGTCTGAAGTTTCGGATTGCTCAGCTTCCCGCGGCTCTCGACCAGTGCTCGCGACGGAGCGAGGCCCGCGTTCGGTCCCCAGAACGTGCTCTGTCGGAAGAGATCCGACAGCAAGCACGCCTGCTGGAGGAAGCTGTGGCGCAACTAAAGAAAGAAGCCGCATACGCGTCAAGTGTCTGTGCTGCCCTTCGGGAACGCGAAGAGACTAAACGCAACTCCGAGACCCTCCCTGACGAATCTCAAGGCGCCGCGGTCGAACTAACTGCCTCCTTGGACCGACCTTTACTGCAGAGCAGTGTAGCCACCGGTCTCCAAGGAGACGACAACTCGACTTTTGGGGCTTgccgatgcatgcatgcgagacCATCTGAAATTCTCGAGGAGTACAGGCCAAGCCATCGAAGTAgccacagagaaaggaactcCAGGCACGGTCAGGCACAGTCCGGCAGCCTTTCGGAGGAGGCCAGCCTTTCAGAGTGTCGTCAAGAAAAATTGACTTCATTAGGAAAGCAGAACACTCACATTGACGGCGATACATGCTCACTGCAGCTGGAACAGACGCCGGCAACCAGTCCATATCTGAAGTATCTACACCCGCAACTGAGTGTGAATGGGGATGAGGCGACAGATGGCCGTGGAGTCATGCTGTCGCTTTCGAGTGAACATTGTTCCAAGCGAACCGTTAACAAGAAGCGGGTCCAGACCGGAACATCCGACGCATGTTTTTCAAACATCTCACCGCCAGAACCCCAGGTGCTCCTGCGCGAATACCCCGTCGCTTCCTACTGTTCGCCGTCAGAGAattcgcctctgcctcctctaCTTGCGTTAGGGAGGAGCGAGGATCTCGGCCAACTGTGGGAAGACTTTATCAGCGACTCACTGTCTTCCTGTGGGTGGAAAGCCGTCTGCGCGGGCTGTTTCACTCTCGCTGACACTTGCTGGCAGGTTGACGATGGAGACTGTCTTTATGACAATGACGATGTGATGCCAAACCGCCTCTGCTCTGCCGTCACTCTCACCACGCCTTGTGCCTTCTGCACCTCGGTTTTATTCTGCTGCATCGAGTGTAGGGACCTCTCCCACCATGTTGTTGCCTGTCGCCGGAGTTTCGGGGCTTCGAATATACAGGAAACTGCTGGTCAACTGGAGTCTAACACACGGGCAACTAATGGTGAAACAGCTTCTTTGAAAGATCATGCAACTAATAGCCACAGAGCTGCTTTGTCTCGGAACAACGTGCCTGCTGCCAGTCCTGATTGTGTTTTCGCACAGGTAGAAAGTGCATCCACTGCCATCTTTGACTGCATAGAGCAGGCCGTTCTGAGTATCATCGAATCTGCTTGTTCTCCATACAGAGATCCGCGGAGGAGTGAAGCAATGGGCATGCGGGCTGCTAAAGATTGTCCTGCAGCTGCGTGTCGTGCTAGTTCCTGCCAGAAGAATGAACTGCACAGTTCGACCGAAATGTGTGCTGAAGTTGCCGAGTCTGCGGCAGAACGGTCTCAGGTGCTGATCCAAGAAGCTGGCGTCGCACGAGAGAAAGTTGTGTCCACCATCCTTCAAGCTACTGCACTCAAAGGTGACTGTTCATCGGTAAAAACAGAAAATGAGAAGGCAGGAGGAAAACGGGAATTCCTTGTCCCTGCACGGGCACAGAACTGTTCAAGTGCCAACATTTCACACATTTTGCTTGCCGGGGCGATCTCTAGTGCAGACGCGGTCAaagggaacagaagagaggtgGAGGCTTCTGCTCATCCTTCTACCTACGAGGCAAGGTCCTCTGAAGGCCAGGCCAGCTTCATGAATTTGCATGTGTCCCGTACAGCAGGTGGGTGTCTTGAGGACAGCACGCGTCATGTCGCAAGGCAAATAATGGGGTTTTATATGAGTTTTATGCCTCGTAAGGACTGTGAAATTCATGCATTTGCATCTCCCAGGGGCTGTGAGAAAACTACCACTAGGCCCTGCGTATCCAGTCGAGGGGAAGCAGCCGAAGCCTTGACCTATCTCGTTCCCCCTGTCAGGTGTTCGGCCTCGGAGAAAGCTTCCTTGGCAAGCTGTTCGTGGGCCGCTTCTCGCATGCACTCTCTCGCCTGGCATTTGCCACGCGATCCAGAGACTTTATGTGATTTCGTCGTCAATGCTGTCTGGATTGCTGGAGAGTATTTCTTCAGTCACTCTTCGAGTTTTGGAGGGATGAGAGGACCAGCGGAAGCGAGAGGGGTCGGAGAGGCACAGACACAGGCGGGGCTGGCATTCTCGGACGACATCCAGAAAGGACAAGACAGATCGATGGACTGCTTCACCGGCGACACAGGGACGCTTCTTCTCAGGGCAGCACTTCGGGCATATGGGGCTGTTTGGAGCAACTCTTTTGGTCTTTCTCTAGTGCTGGACGAGAGTGACAGTGATTGGAGCCTCGGTCGCGGTTTGTATCTCTACGCCTCGCAGTTCAATCACTCCTGCCTTCCTAACGCGCTTGCGGTGTTTGGCACCCGCGGGAGAGaaccgaaagaaaaacaagtgTCTCACATAAAAGGCGACTGGGGTGGAACAGAAGTTTCAACTCAAAGACACAGCGACCCATTCGTTACCGGGTGCCCCATAGAAGTTCGTCTTTGCAAAGAAGAAAATACTACGAATCGAGACAACTGCGGGAAGAACCGTTCTAAAATAGAAATCACGCTGTCTTACGGGCCCCTTGCTGGACGAGGACGCAACGggtggaaagaaagacagactcTGCTCCGAACCGAGGCGTTGTTTCAGTGTCTGTGCAAG GTTTGCACAACGTGGCCGGCCGTAGTGGAGTTCGGAGGCTCTGACAACGCTCTCGGGTGTGGCAGCCAtttcctgcctctccacCCCGACTTTTTTGGAGGCCTCCCCTGTCCTCGATGCACCAGCAATCCAGCCACCTGGGAAAAAGTTACCAAGGTAGCAGCACTCTCCGTTGACTGGGCGACGGGTTTCCCAAAATCTGACGGAAGAACAGCGAAATCTCTGAAGTATTTGAATCTTGGCGGTCGAATACCTCAAAAGGACGCTCTTTTAGATGCAGTGCGTGCCTTGATGTTAGACAGAGAGGATCGGCGAATGCAAAAACGCATGTGGGCCGTGCAAGGCTCACCACAGCAGGGCCACGCTTCTCACCGACAGTCGGCTTTTTCGCTAGCAGACGTAGAACGAGGTTTCCATGGAGTAGCCGCGTTGAAGGGGGGACCTTTCCTGCTTCGTACGCTTGTCACGGCCATGAAAAGAGCGACGAATGTTGCGACAGGCAACAAGGAAAGCAGGGAAGCAGTCGCTAATGCGATATATTCACGGGAAAACATTCCGGGGTCCCCTGagagagtgcatgcattggCAACAGACTCGTTCACGCGCTGTACGGATTCGGCGACTTTAGCGCTTCTGGGGCACTCTTGCGTGGCCGTGCCTTCATGCGATAGTCGCCACGGAGGTCCCGTGTGGCGGTGTGTCTGCTGTAAACACATGTGgacgggaggaagagaagtgTCTCGGTCTTTTGAGGAGCCGCGATCTGCCATTCTCCGCCGCATTTTTGCGGCACGCTCTGCTGTCCAGAAGGCACTTCGGTTTTTCGCGAGAAAACCGCggtcttcgcctccagagaggaacgaacgGGTCAGGAAAAGGGAGCAAACCGTTCGTGGAGAGTTGAGTGTAGCCACAGTCCAGCATTTGCTCGATGAGCTTTTGCTTGACGCTGTTAGAACAACCGGACAGCTGTCACACGAAGTCTGTGAGGTCCTCGACCTTCGAGCTATGCTTGAGAGCGGGTGTGCACACTCGCCGTTTAGCTGCGACGGTAATTCGTGGGAAGAGAGCGGATGGACAAAGGCACCATGCGCCGCTTCTGCGAACAAAGAGGCCTCGAAGTGCGAGCCGGATTTTGCGAATGACTTGACAAATGGGGAGGGAAGTCACGCAGCCGCGTTCGAGGCGCTTCTCGGCGCCGTGTGGGTCCTTTCCTTGCGGTACGAATTGGGCTGGGCACAACCAGAGGTGTGTGTAGAGTTGTACAAATGTGCCTGTTTAGCAGGGAACGCTGGCGCGATGGCAGAAGCCACGCTTCTCACTCTGGCAGCTGAAACGTCCGCGACCAGATGCTATGGCGTGCACCATCGCATTTCACAGATGGTCCGCAACTTGAGGGAAGCTCTGCCCACTCCAGACAACGGTGTTTTGTCCTAA